From the Pirellulales bacterium genome, the window CGGGAAGCTGCTCGTCGACGAAGGCTTGTTGGCTCGACTCGCGCAGGTTCTGCCAGGCCGCGATATCCAAACGGCCGCTAGCATGAAATAGCATCAATACCAGGACCAGCGCAATGGCCGCCTCGCACGCGGCTACAGTAAGAATAAAGATGACGAGGATCTGCCCGCCCCAATCGTTGTGAAAGCGGCTCCAGGCGACCAGGCTAACCGAGACGCCTTGTAGCATCATTTCGACTGCCAGGAACATGACGATCATGTTGCGACGGGTGAGAAAGCCCACCAGCCCGATCGAAAACAGCATCGCGCCAACGACGAGATAGCTCTGCAACAGCTCCAACTCACCCATGGCGCACCGTTCCTGTCGCCGCAGGGGCCGGTTTGCTTTGAATGGCGATAGCCACGGCGCCCACCATAGCGGCCAGCAACATAGTGCCAGCCACTTCGACAGCCACCAGATGGCGGCTGAACAGCTGCGCGCCGAGGTGATCCATATGATGCTCGGAGAGTACCTCTTGTTGCCGCGTCGGCACATCGAGGCCCGTCACCTGGTCGACAACCCCGGCCAAGGTTTTGGTTTCAAACGTCTGGCTTGCTTCGTCCCCGCCCATGGCCACGACATGCGTCGAAAACGCGTCGGTAATGACCATCGTCAGGATACCAATCATCACCGCCCCCACGCTGGCCGATACCAGCGCTTCCCAACTGACGCGATCGTAGTAGGCATGTCCCTCGGGCTGGGCCAGCATCAAGACAAACAAAAACGTGACCAGAATGGCGCCGGCGTAGACCACGATCGTGGCCACGCCCAAAAACTGCGCCCCTTGGAACAGAAACAATCCGGCCGTTCCCAGGAGTGTCATCGCGAACCAAATGGCACAGTAGACCGGGCTGCGGAACGTGACGGCACACGCTGCCGAGACCACGGTAATCGTGGCCAGTACCCAAAAAACGATTTCGACCGACATATTCTGATGGTCGAAACCCGGTAGGCGCGAGGCGAACAGCCCCAAGCTGACCAGTGCCAGTACCGCACCAATGAGACGCCCTCTCTGCTCGCCACGCGGCAGCAGCAGATACAAGCCCGCGGCGGCCGAGGCCGTAGCGAACAAAATCACGATTTGCGTGGGGCTCACAGGGTGCCTCCCACGGCGGCCGACTGCATCGGCTCGGCATCCTTGGTTTGGTCGAACACGCTGAGCAACTTTTCCTTGTCGAAGATCATTTCCTCGCGGCTGCGTCCCGTCAGATCGAACAGACTCGTCAGTTCGATCGCGTCCACCGGGCAGGCCTCTTCGCACATGCCGCAGTAGATGCAGCGCAGTTCGTCGATGGTAAAGCTTTGCGGATATTTTTCACGGTCGGGCCAAGGACTCTCCGCGGCCACGATATCTATGCAGTGGGCCGGACAGGCTGTCGCGCAGAGGAAGCAGGCCACGCATTTCACGCGGCCGGCCTCGTCTTTGTTCAGACGATGCACGCCGCGGTAGATGAGCGGATTGCGGATGGTGGGACGAACTTCTGGGAAGTCGACCGTGATCTTCGGCGAAAACAAATGTCTGGTCGTGGTCGTCAAGCCTTGCAGGAACAGCGGCAAGTACATCTTGCCCGCCAGCCCGAGCTGCGGCTCTTCGATCCACTTCACGGCGGGGTCGTTGGCTTTCATGGCGTGCTCTCCTGGGCGGAGGACGGGAGCGAGTTTCTCATAGTCTGTCCGCCGCCTCCAAACGTGGCCGATTGTCGGTCGACAACGGCGCGACGATACCCGCCACAAGCCAGGTGGCGATCGCAATGGCCCACAAACTGGCGTACAAGGCCGCATGGCTGCCGCCCAATAGGGCCAGGATCTGGCTGTGATATTCGACCAACACCGCCACGATCACCAGATTGACCATCCCCAGGGGGAGCATCACCTTCCAGGCCAGCGACATCAATTGATCGAAGCGGAATCGGGGCCAGCTCCAGCGAACCAGCATGAAAAACACGATCACGCCCATTACCTTGATCGTGAGCACGATGACCCGCAGCAACGCCGTGACCCAGGTAATGCCTTCGTCCGTGCTGCCGGTCAGACCCCATAGGTGCCAGCCGCCGAAGAACAAAATCGTGATCAAGAAGGCCGCCGTGACCATGTGCAGGAATTCGGCGATGAGATATAGGAGCAGCCGTAAACCGGAATACTCGGTGTGATAGCCGCCGATAAGTTCCTGCTCGGCCTCGGGCAGATCGAAAGGTAGCCGTGCACTTTCCGCGAACGAGGCGATAAGGAACACTAGAAAGCCCAGCGGCTGCACCAGGATGTTCCAGGTGCCGGTTGTGGCTTGCTCGCGAATGATGTCGTCCAACCGCAACGAACCTGTGGCCAGTACGACTCCCAGAATTCCCAAGCCCAGCGGCAACTCATAAGCGATCAGTTGGGCGCTCGAACGCAATCCGCCCAAGAAGCTGTACTTATTGTTGCTGGCCCAGCCCCCCAGGATCACTCCATAGACGGCGATGCTGCCCATCGCGAAGACAAAGATCATGCCCACGTCGATCTGCGGTGCCAGGGTCAATTGCACGTTGACCGGTTCGCCCCCGATGTTGAACGTCGGCAAAGCACTGCCGAACGGAATGACCGCAAAGGGGAGAATGGCCGCCACGAGAATTGAAATCGGCGCCAGCGTGTAGAGGAACTTATCGACGTGCGCCGGCGTGTATTCCTCTTTGAAAATGAACTTCAAACCGTCAGCCAGAGGCTGCCCCAGGCCGAACATCTTGATCTTGGTGAGCGGGATGCCGACGCGATTCGGCCCGCGACGGTCCTGCACCCAGGCCGCGATCCAGCGCTCTAAGAGCACCAGGTACGCTGCCGCGGTCAGCAGCGTAAACAAGATCACTACGATCTTGATAATCGTGATGGTGAGATCGATCGAGGGCATGGGTAAGTGGTCGGTTGTCGGTAGAAGTTAAACGGCAATCAGGCGAATGCGGAATGATAAATGATGTCTGGTGAATCAGCTAGCGCACGCAACAGAGATCTCCTCCGAGCCGAGCCCATTCGCATTCATCATTTCTTATTTCTCTTATTTCGCGGTCGCTAGTTGATTCAGTTTCAGGTCGACGCCGGTGTCGGGCACTTCGTCGGCAGCCACGGCGAAGTACGGAATCTCGGCCGCAATTTCATCCAGCACGCGGCGCGAGTTGTACAGCCCGGTGCGTTCCAGCAGCCGCCAGTACAACGGGCCTTCGGCCCAGGCGCCGGTGGGCGGGCGCACCGCCCACTCGACCCGCTGCAAGCGGTCGGCATGATTGACGTACGAACCGTCCCGCTCGGCAAAGGAACCGCCGGGAATCTGATACGTGGCTTTCTCCCACAAGGGCGTCACGAACATGTCTTGCACGACCAGCAGATCAAGATCGGCGAATCGCTCGGACGTCGCCGCGTCGATCCAGCCGGTGGGATAACCACCCGTGACCCAAGCACCGCGGATCGCGCCTTTGTCCAACTCGGCCAGCAAGGCATCGAAGGACAAGTGCCCGCCGAAATGCTTGACGACTTCCTCGACGCCCCGGCGGTTCGGTGCCTTTTCGGCGCGAATGGTAAAGCCGTTCTTGAACGTTTCGTCCTCGCCGACGACCGGCACGCTGCCGATCGACAAAACCGCGCTCGCATCCCGTCCGCGAATGTATTTGGCCAGTAGATAGGCTTCTTCGACTGTCAAATGGGGCGAAAGCACGGCGGCCAAGCGTCCCACACCCGACAAGCGACCGGCGAGGTCTGCGGCCAGCGTGGCCCACTCAACGTTGGCGTGCACCCCGTGCTCGAGCTTACGGAGGCCGACTTGCCGCGCTTCGCTGTGCACATGGTGAAAACCATACCGCCCGTCATCGCACATCCACCATTTGTTGACGTGCGGATTCTCGCGCGGCTTAAGACGCCACACGCGGTCTTGATTCTCTTCCACCGTGATCGAACAGCCCGTCGAGCAGCCCGTGCAGACGCCGGAATGCTGTTTGAGGAACCAGACCCGCTGCTGGTAGAGAAAATCCTTGTCGCCGAGCGCGCCGACGGGGCACAGATCGACGACATTGCCCGATAGTTTGTTCTCCAGCGGAAAACCGGGCAGCACGTCGATTTCCTCATGGCTGCCACGATTGATGACCAATAGTTCGCTGGTCCCGCTGATCTCGCGGCAGAAGCGCACGCAGCAGGTACACATCACGCAGCGGTCGACGAACAACGTGACCGTGTCTCCCATATCGCGGCGGCGGCTGGTGAACGGGCGGACGTCGGCCCGGCGTTCGTTCTGTCCATGGGCGAAATGATAGTCCTGCAACCGGCACTCGCCCGCCTTGTCGCAAATGGGGCAATCAATCGGGTGATCGATCAGCAAATCCTCTTCGACCATCGCACGGGCTTTGCGAACGGTCTCGCTATCGGTGACGAAGACGGTGCCGTCTTTGGCTGGTGTCTGACAGGCGGGCACGAGCTTGGGCATCATCGCGATGTCGCCCGTGTCCTTGTTCTTGGTCCCCGACTCGACCAGGCACATGCGGCAGCTAGCCACCACGGTTAGCCCGGCGTGCCAGCAGTAATGCGGGATTTCGACGCCGGCGCGTTCGGCAGCCTGAATGCCATTAAGGCGTTCCTGGTCGCCAACTTCGACCGCGCGGCCATCGATGAGGACAATACCCATAGAGAATGATGAATGCTAAGTGATGAATGTTGAATGCGGAGATTCGGTAATAGAGCAAAGGGTTGCGAACATCTCGCCTTCGATTGATCGTTGCAGTGCGTGGCTATTGCGTAGTAGAACCTGTCGCTTCACTTCTTTTGTTCAGTGCGCCGCGACGACAGGCAATGCCTTCACCGCCTTTGTCACCGCGTAACCTTTCGGGTTCGTGCGTTTGATGTAATCTTCGAATTCGTTGCGAAATTTGCGGATGGCGTTTTTGATCGGCCACGCAGCGCCGTCGGCAAGACCGCAAATTGTGGTGCCTGGGATGATGCCGATCGAATCGCCGATTTCCAGTAGCAGGTCTAAATCCTTCAACCGCCCCTGGCCTGCCTTGATGCGCTCAAGCATCTCCAAGGCCCAGCGGGTCCCTTCGCGACAGGGCGTACACTGGCCACAACTTTCGTGCTGGAAGAACCGGCAGCTGTTGTGCAGGAAGTCAACGATGCTCACCGTCTCGTCGAGCACGACCACGGCCGCGGTTCCCAATCCCAAGCAACCAACCTTGCCCGGCCCGGCAAAATCGAGCGGTGTGTCGAATTCCTTTTCGGTCAGCAGGCCCATGCTGATGCCGCCTGGTATGGCGGCTTTGCCTTTGCGCCCCTTCCAGACACCACCGCCGTACTCGTCGATCAGTTGGCGGCAGGTAATACCGAGCGGCGCTTCGTAGCAGCCGGGCTTGTTCACGTGACCGCTGAGGCAATACAGCTTCGGGCCGTAGCTGCCCGGATCGCGCGGATTCTTCGGATCGGCCGGCACACCGATCGATTTGAACCAATCGGCGCCGCGCCTGGCGATATGCACGACGCAGGCCACGGTCTCGATGTTGTTGACGACCGTTGGCTTGTGAAAGACTCCCTCGACCGCCGGAAACGGCGGCTTGATCCGCGGCCAGGCCCGCTTGCCTTCCAGGCTTTCGATCAGACCCGTTTCCTCTCCGCAGATATACGCCGCAGCGCCACGGTGCAGATAGATGTCGAGCGAGAAATCGCTGCCCAGGATGTTTTTACCCAAATAACCGGCGGCATAGCACTCGTCGAGGGCTGCCTGTAGACGCTCTAACGATAACGGGTATTCGTAGCGCAGATAGATGTAAGCCGTCTGCGCGCGGGTCGCAAAACAGCTGAGGATCACACCTTCAATAACCTGGTGAGGATCCTCTTCCATCAGGATCCGATTATTAAATGTGCCGGGCTCGCTCTCGTCGGCGTTGATGCACATGTAGATCGGGCCGGGATGGTCCTTCGGCAAGAAAGTCCATTTTAAGCCGGTGGGAAAACCGGCCCCGCCGCGACCGCGCAGATTGCTCGACTTCACCAGTTCGATCAAGGCCGGCGGCTGCATCTCGGCCAGTACCTTCTTGAGCGCGCTGTAGCCACCGGTCGACTCGTAGACAGCCCGCGTGTGGCTGTTCTGCGTAGCGATGTTGGCAAGCAAAATGGGCTCGAACTGCGGCACGTAGTGTTCCTTGGTTTTGCTCGTTGGTTGGCGCCATTGCGCCCGACGAGTTCCCGATTATTCCCTAGTCGACTTGAACGGCTCTTGTCATTCGAACGTCTGCAAAATCTGGTCGGCCCTTTCCGGTGTCAGGTCCTTGTAGAGCGTCTTGCCTGCCAACATGCAGGGGGCAAAATCGCACGCTCCCAGACACTCGCCGAATTCCAAAGTTACGCGCCCGTCGGATGTTGTCTCGCCGGGCTTAACGCCTAACGTATGACACATATGGTCGAGCACCTGCTCGCCACCGCGCAAGGCGCAGCTAATCGACCGGCAGACCCAGGCCCGGGTCCGTCCGTGCGGCGCGTCCTGCTTGAAGAATCCGTAGAAGCTGAGCGTATCTTGCACTTCGGCCGGCGCCAGACCCAGCAGCCGGGCGATCTCGACGACGGCCGGGATCGGCACGTAACGCAACCGCTCGTTGACGATGTGCAACGCGGGCAACGTCACGGCCTGCCGCGTGGGATAACGCGGAAAGAGGGCCTTGATCGCCTCGACCATCTCGTCAGTCAGTATGCGTTCTGGCGTCGCCATCGATCCTTTTGCACTTTCCCTTATTGCGATGATCTTTTTCTTGGTACAATTTAGTTTTTCATGTTGCGCTGATCGCGCTTCTTGCACTTACCGTCGACGCAACTCCCAAATCCCCTCACTATCAGGGAGGGGTAATGGGAGGGTCTTCGCCTTCAGCAAGAATCGACTCCAACGTTGCGGAACATCTCACCTCTCACCCTGCTCCCCATAGGGGAGAGGAGTTTGAATTTCCTACACGTTACCTACTAGCTCCGGTGTCTCGTTGTCTACCGACTTCCTCGCGCACTACCGGTCCAATTCCGCGGCGATGATGTTCAGGCTTCCCAACACGGCCACCACGTCGGAGAGCGTATGCCCGCGGATTAAATGCGGGAACGCCGCGAAATGGATGTACGATGGCGGCCGGCAGCGAGCGCGCCAGGCCACTTCGCTGCCATCGCCGACGACGTAGAATCCGAGCTCGCCATTCGGGCTTTCGGTGGCGGCGTAACTTTCCTCCGACGGGACTTCGAACCCTCGGTTGCTCATCGTCAACTCGAAGTGCGAGATGCAGCCCTCGATCGTGGAATACACATCTTGCTTCGACGGGATCGCGGTCCGCTCGCCGATATCGACATTCACCGGACCCGACGGCAAATTCTCAATGGCCTGGGCCACGATCTTCAGGCTCTCACGCATCTCGGCCATGCGCACCAGGTAGCGGGCATAGCAATCGCCTGCCGAGGCACAGCAGATCTGAAAATCGAAATCCTTGTAAGCCAGGTAGGGCTCGTCTTTGCGCAGGTCGCGCGTTACGCCGCTGCCGCGGGCCACCGGGCCGGTGCAACTGCGATTCGTGGCTTCTTCCTTCGTCAGCACGCCAACGCCCTTGGTGCGGTCTATGAAAATGCGGTTGCGATTCAGCAGCCGGTCCATGTCTTCGAGCGTCTTGGGAAACGTGCGCACGAACTTCCGCACCAGCTCGACGAACAGCGGGTTGGCGTCGTGCATGACGCCGCCTACGCGCGTGTAACTATTGGTAAAGCGTGCCCCGCAAAGCGATTCGAAAATGTCGTACAAGTCCTCGCGGCGGTTGAAGGCGTAGAGGAAGTATGTGAACGCGCCAACGTCCAGGCCCACAGCGCCGTTGCACAACAGGTGGTCACTGATGCGGGACAACTCGGCCAGAATCGTGCGGATGTATTGGCAGCGTTTGGGAATCTCGAGCCCCAACAATCGCTCGACGGCACCGTGCCAGGCCACGTTGTTGGCCATTGGCGAGATGTAGTTCATCCGGTCCGTGACCGTGACGTACTGGTTGTAGTTCAGGTGCTCGCCGATCTTTTCAAAGCCCGAGTGTAGGTAACCGATGTCTGGCACAGCGTCGACGACGCGTTCGCCGTCGAGTTTGAGCACAATCCGCAACGTGGTATGCGTGGCCGGATGCTGCGGACCGAAATTGAGCGTCCAGATGTAATCCTGGGCTTCGTCGCGAGCCGGCTCGGCGGTAAGTGTGGCGGGTTCCAGCGGCATATCAGCTCCGAGCGCGCGTGAGGACCGGGAAATTGTGCCGTTCGCCACGTCCCTGCAGCGGGTAGTCCTTACGCAGCGGATAGGCCTCGAACTCATCGGGCAGCAGAATGCGCCGTAGATCTGGGTGACCGCTGAAGGTGATACCGAACATGTCGTAGACTTCGCGCTCGAACCAGTTGGCGCCTTCCCATAACGGCACGGCCGAGGGGACGGTCAAATCGGGCTCGTTGACAAAGACGCGCACCGTAAGGCGCTCGTTGGTCGTGGTCGAAGCCAGCAGATACACAAGGCCGAAGCGATCAGTGGCGCCGCGATAGTTCAAATAGTCGACACAGGTAACGTCGACCAATAGATCGAACCCGCCGGATTTCTTTAACCACGCCAGCACACCCGACATCGATTCCTTCGGGACCACGATACGCGACTGGCCGCGGAATTCGCTGTGCGGCAGCGGGCCAAATGCGGCAGTCAACTTGTCGAGTGTGTCGGCCTGGATCATGCGGAGTGGCGCGGGTTGGGCCGCGCGGTCATTTGTCTACCGGTGGGTCGAATGTGGAAGACTCGGCAGCACGGGCAATTCGATCAAAGCGCGCTTCTTGTATTGTCGCGACGGCAACAGGAATTCATCCCCCGTGATCGTGCCTTCGGCCTGAATCTTGTCCTGCAGGTCGATGATCGCCTGGATCAATTGCTCAGGTCGCGGAGGACAACCGGGCACATACATGTCGACGGGAATAAAGCGGTCGATTCCTTGCACCACGGAATACGTGTCGAACACGCCGCCGGTCGAAGCACAGGCGCCCATCGAGATACACCACTTCGGCTCGTGCATCTGCTGCCAAATGCGTTGCAAGACCGGCAGCATCTTCATCACCACGCGACCGGCTACGATCATCAGATCGCACTGGCGCGGGCTGAAACGAAAGACCTCGGCACCGAAACGCGCCAGGTCGTGGCGACTGGCGCCAGTTGCCATGAGCTCAATACCACAGCAGGCCGTGGCAAATGGCATGGGCCACAAGCTGTTCTTGCGACACCAACTGGCCAACTCGTCGAGCTTGCTGACCACCACGTTTTCGGGAAGCTCTATCGCCATCGGAATACGCCCTTTCGCCACGCGTAAACGAGCCCCATGCCCAACAGCGCGATGAAAACCATTATCTCGGCGAACACCATGCCGCGGCTCTCGACCAGGTGCATTGCGACAGCCCGATCTATACCGCGCGCCGGCTCTCCTTCGGCAGCGTGCTTGGCGGCTGCGGCCCAGGGATAGAGAAACAGCAGTTCCACGTCGAATACCAGGAAAGCAATGGCCACGAGATAGAAGCGGACGTCGAAACGACGTCGGGCGTCGTGGATCGGATCCATGCCGCTCTCGTAGGGCATGCGTTTGACGGCCCCGTCTTTGTGCGGCCCGATGAGCCGTCCGGCAGTGACCAGACCGACCGACAGCAGGGTCGCCGCCAGCACCATCAGGAACAGCGGAAGCATGACGTTATGCATAGTCCGAACCGCGGTCTGACCAACGATTTAACGATCTTGGTTTGTACTTTGTGAATCGTTTCACAAAGGTAAACCAAAGAAAAGCCCGGCTGGTTGGCCGAGCATGCACCGGCATGGTATCGAGTCCGCTGCGGGGGGTCAAGCCGCGGACCACCGCCGGTCGTCGCACGTCCTTCGCGAAGAACGCACCGTAGGTTGCTCTACGCGCATCTGCGGGGGCCGGCGGAGTACATTCTGACTAACAACGTGTCCACGCGAGCGCGGACAGAGAACCTTATGATTGATCCGAGTTAAGCCAATGGCTCGCCAGGCAACATGTGACGAATCTCGTCGCGTAACCGCGCGGCCTCTTCAAAACGTTCGTCGCGCACGGCTTCGGCCAGTTGCCGACGCAAGGTCGTCACAGGATCAGCGTCGGGCGCGGGGAGCACGTTGGGATTCTTCGCGGCCAGTTCGTCGCGCCAGCGGACGAGTTGCGTCAGCTCCGCACACTCTTCGGCCCGTTCAGTCTGGCCATACTCGTCCAGAAATTGGCGAATGTCGCGGATTCCCGCTTCGATCGCGGTGACGGCCGTGGGAAAATCGCCTAGTTCGACAAACGGCGTGGCCACGGCCCGCGAGTGCATCATCGTGACGTAGGGGCGCCACTGGTCGAAGCGCAATCGATCTCGATCGTTCTTAGCGTGATTGCGGACAAATTTGAAGAGGATCAAGTTGCGACGGGTATCCCGCGCGCACAGCTCGTAGCGCTCTAGGTGCCAAAAACTCAGATAGCGGTGGTAATACTGCACTCCTTCACGGAGTAGCCGATCACAATCTTCCTCCGAGAGAGAGAACGGCGCAGAGTCTGGGTGCGCCTTGTCATGCTCTTCCTGGGATCGGCGGTAGAAATCTAGCCACGAGTCGAGCCCCTCGGGGCGTTGCCCATCAGGTCGGCCATCGATCTCCATTTGCAACAGCCCCAGATCGAGGCGCAATTGGATCTTCTCTTTCCCATCGTCGCCGGTGACGATTCGCACCGACACTTGCTCTGGGTTGAAGTCCCAGCCGTTCAGGATGTTCGCTATATCTCGTGACACGTGGCTATCTTAAATCCCAGGATCGGCTAAAGGGTAGGGCAGCAGGTCTTCGCCAGGCGAAGGCCCGGAGAGCGCGCTCGGTGCAATCAATTCTTGCACGTGGGCGCCAATCGTAAAGCGATGAGCCAGCCTGGGCAAGCGCGCCTTGGGGGCGGTGCCAGATTAGACCCAAGAAAGGCTTCGCGGGTGCGATCGCTGGGCCGGACGAGTTGGGGGAACGGGGGACGCCAGCCAGTGCGGCGCGTTACCAGGATATGGTACCCGCATTCAAGCCTCGGCCAACACTGATCAGCGTTAGGCGCGCCCGACTTTAGTCGTTGGCGTCGCGGACCAGCGGTTCCATCGTTTTCGTATTGCGCTCGACCGCCAACACGATGGTCCGTTGCTCTAACCCATTGGCGCTGCCGGCCACGGCCGGAATCACTTGTCGGCAATTCGGCAGGCTAAAACGGACCGTGAATGTGCCGTCGGGCCGCAGGCGAACCGGATCGCCCTGCAGAGTGACATGGGCATCGGGCTCGGTGGCGCCAAAGACGATTAGCTCGGCGTCTAATTCAAAGTGAAATTCACGCTTCTTGCCTGCCAATGCGTCGGCGCCAGCGCCAAATCGCGTGGACATCGGAGAACCCATCGGCCGCCGCAAGCGCTCTTCGAACAATTGCTGAAGCTCAAGATTCGGGCCTTCGGCCGAGTAGCCGCCACTGAGGGCATAGACTTTCTCGAAGTCTTCGGCCACGGCAGCCCAGTTACCGTCGATCGAGTCGCTGGTACCAGGGACGGGAGTGGTTACGACGTTGCTGCGACAGAGGACAAAGAACTTGCCTCCGGCCGACAGATAGCCGATGTCCAGTCGGTAGCTTTTCGGCGGATCGATAACATCCACGTACCAGTTGTTCACACCGCCGTGAATCTCGATGGTCCGCCACAGGCGCTCGGCAGCCGTGGTCGATCCATTGTTCGAAACTTCGAAGACACGTAGCACCGGCTTGGCAGAATGCCATTCCTGGCCCATGGCCGCTTCGGCCCGTTCGACTCCAGTGCGACTGAGCTCCCAGTAGGCGTGCAGCCAGAAAGAATCTCGCACCATAGCCACCAAGCGGTCTTTAACCTCGCCGTTCGATTTGCCGTTGGTAGGCAAACCATTGGCCGTCTGGTACGCCAGATTTTTCCAACGGGCCACTTTATCCTTGGCAACCTGCAGCCGACGCACAACGCGCGGATCCTTGGGCTTTTCTACCGGACGCGACGGGACTGCCGCCCGCACCGGGCGAACTGCGCCGTTCGAGCGGCGAGTCGCGGTTGCGGGTGTGGCGGGTGATTTTCGATCTTTCGCCGCTGCGGCCCGATTGGCGCGGGCGAGAGCCTTGATGAGCTGGTCCTTACGCATGGAGTGCCAACCGCGCACCCCGCGCTTTTTGGCCATCTCGGCGAGATCTTTACAGGAACGACTGCTGAGCGTGGCTGCGTCGATCAACGGACTTATCTCCGGGATGCGTCGAGCGGCTGCGTGACGCCGCCTTGATTGTATGCGCCATCCCTGACGTCGTCCTTACGCGGGGCGCCTGCGGCAGTCCGTAGCCGAGGCATCTTGCGGTTTGTCGTGCGGCATTCCAAAAAAGTGCCTACTGCACGACAGCAGGGACTCAACACCTAACTCGGGACTTTCTGCAAACCGACCAATAGTCGTGTGTCGGGATGCCGCCAAAGCCAGGGCCTGCCCCCTCCTCCTTTAATTCTCGTTGGGCGAATCTACCGGACACTCCCACCCAGGGTCCACCCTAGGGAATCCTCCCCCCTAATGCCGGGCGGAGTATGCGGAAATGCCTCGGTTTCGAGTGTAACCGAAGGCGTTCGCTTATGCAACCAATTCACGACCTTTATGCCGTCACGATGGTAGCCGAGGTAGCCACCCTAGACCATTTGAGGCAAAAGACTTAGACGGCGGACCATGCACGGGCTGGCGGTTGTACGGCCTGGGTAAGAGACGCCGGGTTCCAGGTCGATCCGCCGCCCGCGAAGACCATCCCACTTTCTCGTTCGCTACTGACGGCGGGAAGTAGATTTTGAGTGTTTTTGATTTCCTTAAGTCTTTATTTTAAAGTTACTTACATACGTTCAACCAGACATTGTGAAAAAAAACACGAATTCCACGGTCCGCCCCGTTGACACCCAGAATCGAGGGGATTACAGTCCCGTAAGTTGCTTCGCAGTTTGCATTTTAGGCGCTGCGGCCCGGCAAGCATTACTCGCTCGCGGGCGTTTCTTCGGGGTCCGTGCTGGGCCCATTGAATTTGGCATAAACGATTACTTTATAATAATTTAGGTGTTTTTCGCTTACCATCCTCGGGCCGGCTTCTGGCGGAACGGTCTTGCACGACAAGCCACCCCATGACGTTACGCCGATGGTGATCGCCTACCAGTGGGTAGCGCGAATCATTACGGTGGCATTCGAGATGGTAACTCCGGGGGTGCTCGGGCTGTGGCTCGATAACTGGCTGGGTACGAAGGTCCTCTTCACCCTGCTGGGGTTCGCAGTTGGGATCACGTTTGCCGTGTGGCATCTGATCCGCATGACTGCTTCAC encodes:
- a CDS encoding NADH-quinone oxidoreductase subunit C — translated: MIQADTLDKLTAAFGPLPHSEFRGQSRIVVPKESMSGVLAWLKKSGGFDLLVDVTCVDYLNYRGATDRFGLVYLLASTTTNERLTVRVFVNEPDLTVPSAVPLWEGANWFEREVYDMFGITFSGHPDLRRILLPDEFEAYPLRKDYPLQGRGERHNFPVLTRARS
- a CDS encoding NADH-quinone oxidoreductase subunit A; protein product: MLPLFLMVLAATLLSVGLVTAGRLIGPHKDGAVKRMPYESGMDPIHDARRRFDVRFYLVAIAFLVFDVELLFLYPWAAAAKHAAEGEPARGIDRAVAMHLVESRGMVFAEIMVFIALLGMGLVYAWRKGVFRWR
- a CDS encoding UvrB/UvrC motif-containing protein — encoded protein: MSRDIANILNGWDFNPEQVSVRIVTGDDGKEKIQLRLDLGLLQMEIDGRPDGQRPEGLDSWLDFYRRSQEEHDKAHPDSAPFSLSEEDCDRLLREGVQYYHRYLSFWHLERYELCARDTRRNLILFKFVRNHAKNDRDRLRFDQWRPYVTMMHSRAVATPFVELGDFPTAVTAIEAGIRDIRQFLDEYGQTERAEECAELTQLVRWRDELAAKNPNVLPAPDADPVTTLRRQLAEAVRDERFEEAARLRDEIRHMLPGEPLA
- a CDS encoding NADH-quinone oxidoreductase subunit B family protein, encoding MAIELPENVVVSKLDELASWCRKNSLWPMPFATACCGIELMATGASRHDLARFGAEVFRFSPRQCDLMIVAGRVVMKMLPVLQRIWQQMHEPKWCISMGACASTGGVFDTYSVVQGIDRFIPVDMYVPGCPPRPEQLIQAIIDLQDKIQAEGTITGDEFLLPSRQYKKRALIELPVLPSLPHSTHR
- the nuoD gene encoding NADH dehydrogenase (quinone) subunit D, giving the protein MPLEPATLTAEPARDEAQDYIWTLNFGPQHPATHTTLRIVLKLDGERVVDAVPDIGYLHSGFEKIGEHLNYNQYVTVTDRMNYISPMANNVAWHGAVERLLGLEIPKRCQYIRTILAELSRISDHLLCNGAVGLDVGAFTYFLYAFNRREDLYDIFESLCGARFTNSYTRVGGVMHDANPLFVELVRKFVRTFPKTLEDMDRLLNRNRIFIDRTKGVGVLTKEEATNRSCTGPVARGSGVTRDLRKDEPYLAYKDFDFQICCASAGDCYARYLVRMAEMRESLKIVAQAIENLPSGPVNVDIGERTAIPSKQDVYSTIEGCISHFELTMSNRGFEVPSEESYAATESPNGELGFYVVGDGSEVAWRARCRPPSYIHFAAFPHLIRGHTLSDVVAVLGSLNIIAAELDR
- a CDS encoding DUF4912 domain-containing protein, yielding MIDAATLSSRSCKDLAEMAKKRGVRGWHSMRKDQLIKALARANRAAAAKDRKSPATPATATRRSNGAVRPVRAAVPSRPVEKPKDPRVVRRLQVAKDKVARWKNLAYQTANGLPTNGKSNGEVKDRLVAMVRDSFWLHAYWELSRTGVERAEAAMGQEWHSAKPVLRVFEVSNNGSTTAAERLWRTIEIHGGVNNWYVDVIDPPKSYRLDIGYLSAGGKFFVLCRSNVVTTPVPGTSDSIDGNWAAVAEDFEKVYALSGGYSAEGPNLELQQLFEERLRRPMGSPMSTRFGAGADALAGKKREFHFELDAELIVFGATEPDAHVTLQGDPVRLRPDGTFTVRFSLPNCRQVIPAVAGSANGLEQRTIVLAVERNTKTMEPLVRDAND
- a CDS encoding AtpZ/AtpI family protein, translating into MHDKPPHDVTPMVIAYQWVARIITVAFEMVTPGVLGLWLDNWLGTKVLFTLLGFAVGITFAVWHLIRMTASPKPPQSKPRADS